The DNA segment ttcgtCTTTCAAATGATCCAAATCTTGTTCCAGTTCCactatattttccagttttctttttctgcagttCTGAGCAGCTACTTTATTCTTACCCCGCCTGCGTATATCTCGAATTAATGCCAGTTGAGCTTCGTTGAATTGTTCCTTGGACATCATCTCATTGAAGTCATCAACAGGGAGGTTAATGATCTTTTCAACAGGGAATGGGATGTGGAGAGCTTTGGCCCTTAGCTCATCTCTTGTGAGATGAGCCTCCAAGCGGCTTGAATGTTTGTCTTTTGTGAATGGGGTTTTTCGATGACCGGGACTTACAGGCAATTCTTTCTTGGGCGTGTTTTCACACTGGGCATCACGCACTGGAGCACTGTGCCCTGGGGATGGTGACAGGGGTTGGACTGTATCTCCAGAAGACTGTACGGGTTGTGTTTTAGGACCATTCTGTTTGACACTCCCAGGGGCACTATCTATCTCTTCCATTTCAGAATCACTGAAGCCAAGCGGTGTGTCTCCATAGACAGAAGATTCCACTGAGTGTTCTGGTGATGCCAGGCCAGGACTCGTGTTCAGCGAAATGCCAGAGTCAGAGTCATTGAATTCTGTGCTTTCAGGGTGGTTTTGGTTGAAGGCTTTACAAAGTGATAGATCAGAAACATCAATGGGCCCATTAAGAAGTTCAGAGAGTGACTGGCTTAAAGTAGCCGAGGAGGGCATGCTATTGCTGCTACTAGGTTCTGCTATGAAAGCAGAATAAAATTCATCACCAAAATCAGTGTTTATTGTGGCATCTGAATTTAATGAGTTCACGGTCAACTGGCTGGAATCTTCTGTGGAGAGGATGCTGCTGAAGGAATCCTCAAAAGCACTGAGAAAATGTGGACTGCAGTTACCTACTTCCTTTTCCAGTGAGGGCATCGATGAGTAGAAATGATAATTGTTGTCAATTTCTGTCATTTTGGTTTCTGGACTTGGGACCGTGCTAGTCTCAACCAACTTGTCATTTTGAATATTAAGACACTgcacagaaaagaaatttttaccAAATGTAAgtcaagttaaatatttttaatagctgatAATCTGTATCTGATGGcacatatttttacttattttgaaagattttatttttaagtgatctctacacccaatgtggggcttggactcaaaaccctgaggtcaagagtcacacgctccagctccacagactgagccagccaggtgcccctgaatgcaaatgtttttaatagCTGATAATCTATATTTGATGGtaacctctctccccaccctcattCTTCCCAAGGTCTTCTATAATTCAGATAATTCCTATTTCTAACAGATATTTATGTCTAagcatatgtattattttcacaGTTCTTAGATCAGACTTCAGGTTTACAAC comes from the Acinonyx jubatus isolate Ajub_Pintada_27869175 chromosome C1, VMU_Ajub_asm_v1.0, whole genome shotgun sequence genome and includes:
- the NFE2L2 gene encoding nuclear factor erythroid 2-related factor 2 isoform X1, translating into MMDLELPSPGLPSQQDMDLIDILWRQDIDLGVSREVFDFSQRRKEHELEKQKKLEKERQEQLQKEQEKAFFAQLQLDEETGEFLPIQPAQHIPSETSGSANYSQVAHIPKPDALYFDDCMQLLAETFPFVDDNEVSSGAFQSLVPDIPSQIENPVFIAPNQAQSPQTLVTQSVIADLDNMQQDIEQVWEELLSIPELQCLNIQNDKLVETSTVPSPETKMTEIDNNYHFYSSMPSLEKEVGNCSPHFLSAFEDSFSSILSTEDSSQLTVNSLNSDATINTDFGDEFYSAFIAEPSSSNSMPSSATLSQSLSELLNGPIDVSDLSLCKAFNQNHPESTEFNDSDSGISLNTSPGLASPEHSVESSVYGDTPLGFSDSEMEEIDSAPGSVKQNGPKTQPVQSSGDTVQPLSPSPGHSAPVRDAQCENTPKKELPVSPGHRKTPFTKDKHSSRLEAHLTRDELRAKALHIPFPVEKIINLPVDDFNEMMSKEQFNEAQLALIRDIRRRGKNKVAAQNCRKRKLENIVELEQDLDHLKDEKEKLLREKGENDKSLHLLKKQLSTLYLEVFSMLRDEDGKPYSPSEYSLQQTRDGNVFLVPKSKKPDVKKN
- the NFE2L2 gene encoding nuclear factor erythroid 2-related factor 2 isoform X2 yields the protein MDLIDILWRQDIDLGVSREVFDFSQRRKEHELEKQKKLEKERQEQLQKEQEKAFFAQLQLDEETGEFLPIQPAQHIPSETSGSANYSQVAHIPKPDALYFDDCMQLLAETFPFVDDNEVSSGAFQSLVPDIPSQIENPVFIAPNQAQSPQTLVTQSVIADLDNMQQDIEQVWEELLSIPELQCLNIQNDKLVETSTVPSPETKMTEIDNNYHFYSSMPSLEKEVGNCSPHFLSAFEDSFSSILSTEDSSQLTVNSLNSDATINTDFGDEFYSAFIAEPSSSNSMPSSATLSQSLSELLNGPIDVSDLSLCKAFNQNHPESTEFNDSDSGISLNTSPGLASPEHSVESSVYGDTPLGFSDSEMEEIDSAPGSVKQNGPKTQPVQSSGDTVQPLSPSPGHSAPVRDAQCENTPKKELPVSPGHRKTPFTKDKHSSRLEAHLTRDELRAKALHIPFPVEKIINLPVDDFNEMMSKEQFNEAQLALIRDIRRRGKNKVAAQNCRKRKLENIVELEQDLDHLKDEKEKLLREKGENDKSLHLLKKQLSTLYLEVFSMLRDEDGKPYSPSEYSLQQTRDGNVFLVPKSKKPDVKKN